One stretch of Pirellulales bacterium DNA includes these proteins:
- a CDS encoding DUF885 domain-containing protein yields the protein MLKSSYLILCLVTLVTANSHAADNEFDRLAKEYIDEFPALHPVSATQLGDHRFDGKLDEVSEAGREKEIDFCRRYSKRLARILRKDLSRDQQVDAALLDQQLRATIWQLETLEEWAWNPLIYTGLAGDAVYGLLARDFAAEAERLRHVADRLEQFPRMLAQVRETLDATRVPKVHAETAVKQNRGVLSILEQEVEPLAGKLASADRRRLDRAIAAARREIEKHQQWLEEELLPNAAGDARLGRKLFDEKLVFTLQSPLTRDDIRRRAMKELVRVREQMWTIAREVYQRRNPYTKFPDEPCDEYKQAIIRAALEMAYADRPAPERIVETAREALARCTEFVRQKDLVTVPDDPIEIIVMPEFRRGVSLAYCDAPGPLDVGQKTFYAVAPLPDDWSDAQVTSFLREYNLRSIYDLTVHEAMPGHFLQLAVANRCPSTLRAVLSSGVFIEGWAVYTEQVMAEAGLLDGDPLMRLIALKWYLRSVANALMDQAIHVDGMERDEAMRLMIEDTFQEEREAAAKWIRAQLTSTQLSTYFVGYQEHRDLREEAEKAWGDDFSPKRYHDGVISFGSPPVQFVRALLLDKEIPATSE from the coding sequence ATGTTGAAATCATCGTACCTCATTCTCTGCCTCGTGACACTCGTGACCGCCAACAGCCATGCCGCCGACAATGAATTCGATCGGCTCGCCAAGGAGTACATCGACGAGTTCCCCGCGCTGCACCCCGTTTCGGCGACCCAATTGGGCGACCATCGTTTCGACGGCAAGCTGGACGAAGTCAGCGAGGCGGGCCGTGAGAAAGAAATCGACTTTTGCCGACGCTATTCGAAGCGTCTCGCGCGGATTCTCCGCAAGGATCTGTCGCGCGATCAACAGGTCGATGCCGCCTTGCTCGACCAGCAGCTCCGCGCCACGATCTGGCAGCTTGAAACGCTCGAAGAATGGGCCTGGAACCCGCTGATTTATACCGGCCTGGCCGGCGACGCCGTATACGGCCTGCTGGCCCGCGATTTCGCCGCCGAAGCAGAACGCTTGCGGCACGTCGCCGACCGACTGGAGCAATTCCCGCGGATGCTGGCCCAGGTGCGCGAAACGCTCGATGCGACACGCGTGCCCAAGGTGCATGCCGAGACGGCCGTCAAACAGAATCGGGGCGTGCTCAGCATCCTCGAGCAGGAAGTCGAGCCGCTGGCCGGAAAACTCGCTTCGGCCGACCGCCGTCGCCTCGATCGGGCCATCGCCGCCGCCCGCCGCGAGATCGAGAAGCACCAGCAATGGCTGGAAGAAGAATTGCTGCCTAATGCGGCCGGCGATGCCCGGCTGGGGCGGAAGCTTTTCGACGAGAAACTGGTCTTCACATTGCAGTCGCCGCTGACGCGCGACGACATCCGCCGCCGTGCCATGAAAGAGCTGGTCCGGGTGCGCGAGCAAATGTGGACCATCGCCCGCGAAGTCTATCAACGGCGAAATCCCTACACGAAGTTTCCCGACGAGCCGTGCGACGAGTACAAGCAGGCCATCATTCGCGCGGCCCTGGAGATGGCCTACGCCGACCGGCCCGCGCCGGAGCGAATCGTGGAGACGGCCCGCGAGGCGCTGGCCCGCTGCACGGAATTTGTGCGGCAAAAGGACCTGGTCACGGTTCCGGACGATCCGATCGAGATCATCGTCATGCCCGAATTTCGCCGCGGCGTGTCGCTGGCTTACTGCGACGCTCCCGGCCCGCTCGATGTCGGGCAAAAGACGTTCTACGCCGTGGCCCCGCTGCCCGACGACTGGAGCGATGCCCAGGTGACGTCGTTTCTGCGGGAATACAACCTGCGTTCGATTTACGATCTGACGGTGCATGAAGCGATGCCGGGGCACTTTTTGCAGCTTGCGGTGGCCAACCGCTGTCCTTCGACGTTGCGGGCCGTGCTCTCGTCGGGCGTGTTTATCGAGGGCTGGGCGGTGTACACCGAACAAGTCATGGCCGAAGCCGGGCTGCTCGACGGCGACCCGCTGATGCGGCTCATCGCTCTGAAATGGTATTTGCGCAGCGTGGCGAATGCCCTCATGGACCAGGCGATCCATGTCGACGGCATGGAGCGCGACGAAGCCATGCGGCTGATGATCGAAGACACGTTTCAAGAGGAACGCGAGGCGGCGGCCAAGTGGATTCGGGCGCAACTCACGTCCACGCAGCTCTCGACGTACTTCGTCGGTTATCAAGAGCACCGCGACTTGCGTGAAGAAGCCGAGAAAGCCTGGGGCGATGATTTTTCGCCCAAGCGGTATCACGATGGCGTGATTTCGTTCGGCTCGCCGCCGGTGCAGTTTGTTCGGGCGCTGCTGCTCGACAAGGAGATTCCCGCAACCAGCGAATAG